One window of Stenotrophomonas indicatrix genomic DNA carries:
- a CDS encoding ABC transporter permease: MSIAEVPLIVRALTRNRVIASILLVQVLVATACVTNLAFLLSERLGTLTYNTGLEEANLGVIETEYLGPAAANPAASIKTDLETIRQQPGVEQVIATESLPLSQRSWTVGFTNKVLEGNDISGIVEAEPTVYTASSPAAKVLGLTLVAGRDLSAGAFVPMEASADYAGLYKASEAVISQALADKLFPEGGAVGKFLYADAQHPIQVVGIVKTLSRPVLKTDADNDMSLILPLIPDGPRVMFAIRSADGRVADVIASSEAALSQRDANRTIARSTSFRELRADYFRHDQTMAIMFLSSGLALLVVTATGVYGLASFWVRKRYRQIGIRRALGARKSDILRYFLVENLILTATGSVVGTALAIGLNMAVARYYEVARIEAPFLAIGVLTVLLLGQAAAYVPARRAAKEAPVAILRSA, from the coding sequence ATGAGCATTGCAGAAGTCCCCCTTATCGTCCGCGCGCTCACCCGCAACCGCGTCATCGCGTCCATTCTTCTGGTGCAGGTGCTGGTTGCCACCGCGTGCGTGACGAACCTTGCGTTTCTGTTGTCCGAGCGGCTGGGAACCCTCACCTACAATACAGGCCTGGAAGAGGCGAACCTGGGCGTCATCGAGACCGAGTACCTGGGGCCTGCCGCAGCCAACCCTGCAGCCTCGATCAAGACCGACCTGGAGACCATCCGGCAGCAGCCGGGCGTGGAGCAGGTTATCGCAACAGAGTCGCTTCCCCTTTCCCAGCGCAGCTGGACGGTGGGATTCACCAACAAGGTGCTTGAAGGGAATGATATCTCCGGCATTGTCGAGGCGGAACCAACTGTCTACACGGCATCTTCGCCTGCCGCCAAGGTGCTGGGCCTGACCCTTGTCGCCGGCCGTGACCTGTCTGCGGGAGCGTTCGTGCCGATGGAGGCCAGCGCCGACTATGCCGGGCTCTACAAGGCGAGCGAGGCCGTCATCTCGCAGGCACTGGCAGACAAGCTGTTTCCGGAGGGCGGCGCAGTCGGCAAGTTCCTGTATGCCGATGCGCAGCACCCCATCCAGGTGGTCGGCATCGTCAAGACGCTTTCCCGGCCTGTTCTGAAGACCGATGCAGACAATGACATGTCACTCATCCTGCCGCTGATTCCGGACGGGCCTCGCGTGATGTTCGCCATCCGCAGTGCTGATGGGCGAGTGGCGGACGTGATTGCGTCCAGTGAGGCCGCGTTGTCGCAGCGCGACGCAAACCGCACCATCGCCCGCAGCACCTCGTTCCGCGAGCTGCGCGCCGATTACTTCCGCCACGATCAGACCATGGCGATCATGTTCCTGAGCTCCGGGTTGGCGCTGTTGGTGGTAACCGCTACGGGCGTATACGGACTGGCCAGCTTCTGGGTTCGCAAGCGATATCGACAGATCGGTATCCGGCGCGCACTGGGCGCCCGGAAATCCGACATCCTCCGGTACTTCCTGGTGGAGAACCTGATCCTCACCGCCACCGGGTCTGTTGTTGGCACCGCACTGGCCATCGGCCTGAACATGGCCGTGGCCCGATACTACGAGGTAGCCAGGATCGAGGCGCCATTTCTCGCGATTGGCGTGCTGACCGTGCTTCTGTTGGGCCAGGCCGCAGCCTATGTTCCGGCTCGACGAGCAGCCAAAGAAGCCCCGGTAGCGATCCTGCGCAGCGCTTGA
- a CDS encoding ABC transporter permease, translated as MFGYYFALARTRLLETKGMSAALILALGLGIGASMTMLTVVRTMTWDPLPGRSEHLYHPFIDALPTSYDVRPGMDPRVALTWVDAQNLLRQAPASHQTALASARLLVDAQRSVQIPFFTQGQYVTADAFAMFGIPVAQGRAWTRQDDAAHARVVVLSQDLADRLGSEGLVGATVRLGGQAFRVVGVAGPWSPRPRFYTDLQQDVFKGREDFFIPIGVAAEMQMAVSSSVFSWSSDKPLNRLQDARTSWVQFWAELPDAASVEQYERFLGNYARTQQQAGRFDRTTAPRMVSLRDFLVEHRIIPNEVKLQLALCLGFLIVCLLNMSALIFARFIRRSHEISVRRALGARRQDVIYQLCTEALIIGGLGGAVGLIVAEAGLYLVRMQPEDYASLANMDLSMAALTVGLACVSSVIAAFFPALRATSGRLAMQIKASE; from the coding sequence ATGTTCGGCTATTACTTTGCGTTGGCCCGCACAAGGCTTCTGGAAACCAAGGGGATGAGCGCCGCGCTGATCCTGGCGCTGGGATTGGGCATCGGCGCAAGCATGACGATGTTGACTGTCGTGCGGACAATGACGTGGGATCCACTGCCGGGGCGAAGCGAGCATCTCTATCACCCCTTCATTGACGCACTCCCCACGTCGTACGACGTCAGGCCGGGCATGGACCCTCGCGTGGCCCTCACCTGGGTGGATGCGCAGAACCTGCTTCGGCAGGCCCCCGCCTCCCATCAGACCGCGCTGGCATCTGCCCGTCTGTTGGTGGATGCGCAGCGCAGCGTGCAGATTCCATTCTTCACGCAGGGGCAGTATGTCACTGCAGATGCGTTCGCCATGTTTGGCATCCCAGTGGCGCAGGGCAGGGCCTGGACGCGTCAAGATGATGCTGCCCACGCCCGGGTTGTCGTGCTGAGCCAGGATCTGGCTGACCGTTTGGGCAGTGAAGGGCTGGTGGGAGCAACCGTCCGCCTTGGCGGCCAGGCATTCAGGGTGGTGGGTGTTGCCGGTCCGTGGAGCCCGCGTCCCCGGTTCTATACGGACCTTCAGCAGGATGTGTTCAAGGGGCGCGAAGACTTCTTCATCCCGATTGGTGTTGCAGCGGAAATGCAGATGGCGGTGTCCAGCAGCGTCTTCTCATGGAGCAGTGACAAGCCCCTCAATCGCCTGCAGGACGCCCGCACATCTTGGGTCCAGTTCTGGGCCGAGTTGCCTGACGCGGCCAGTGTCGAGCAGTACGAGCGCTTCCTGGGCAACTACGCACGTACACAGCAGCAGGCAGGAAGGTTTGACAGGACAACCGCGCCGCGCATGGTGTCCTTGAGGGACTTCCTGGTCGAGCATCGCATCATCCCCAACGAGGTGAAGCTGCAGCTGGCGCTGTGCCTGGGCTTCCTGATCGTTTGCCTGCTGAACATGAGTGCCCTGATCTTCGCCCGCTTCATCCGCCGGTCCCATGAAATATCGGTCCGTCGGGCGCTGGGTGCGCGCCGGCAGGACGTCATCTATCAGCTCTGTACCGAAGCACTGATCATCGGCGGCTTGGGCGGGGCGGTAGGGTTGATCGTTGCAGAGGCCGGCCTCTACCTTGTGCGGATGCAGCCGGAAGACTACGCCTCGCTGGCCAACATGGATCTCAGCATGGCCGCTCTCACCGTGGGCCTGGCGTGTGTCTCCAGTGTCATCGCTGCGTTCTTCCCTGCGCTGCGCGCTACCTCAGGCCGTCTGGCCATGCAGATCAAGGCGTCAGAATGA
- a CDS encoding class I SAM-dependent methyltransferase has translation MLLEKLSSLRESMGWVYGSEDLCVLLYSLVKRTRPRIVVELGTGFGVTAAWMAGALRENGSGVIHTYDNGSHFSSEPGIRFVEGLQGPLADSLREMGQDYPAFLKHVFQWAGVENHVVANWQEIGFAEIARAPAFDGGIDMVFSDFNHSQDSIQALLAAFLPRMAESASIFIDSASTQRLSYLTLEAVVDALNQNKIPKAFIKDRSEQDIDALLRMVQRSRFRLMHLLEACDRAQNSTAWISIEPVDVIPTAATFLH, from the coding sequence ATGCTACTTGAGAAGCTGAGCTCGCTGCGCGAGTCCATGGGCTGGGTCTACGGAAGCGAGGACCTGTGCGTACTGTTGTACAGCCTGGTCAAGCGGACCCGCCCGCGCATCGTGGTCGAACTGGGCACCGGCTTTGGCGTCACTGCGGCCTGGATGGCCGGTGCATTGCGGGAGAACGGCAGCGGTGTCATTCACACCTATGACAATGGTTCGCACTTCTCCAGTGAGCCAGGCATCAGGTTTGTCGAGGGCCTGCAGGGGCCGCTTGCAGATTCACTGCGGGAGATGGGACAGGACTATCCCGCTTTCCTGAAGCACGTATTCCAGTGGGCCGGGGTCGAGAATCACGTTGTTGCCAACTGGCAGGAGATCGGCTTTGCCGAGATTGCCCGGGCCCCCGCCTTTGACGGCGGAATAGACATGGTCTTTTCCGACTTCAACCACTCCCAGGACAGCATCCAGGCCTTGCTTGCAGCGTTTCTGCCGCGCATGGCGGAAAGCGCCTCGATCTTCATCGACAGCGCCTCCACCCAGCGGCTCAGCTACCTGACCCTGGAAGCCGTTGTGGACGCCCTGAATCAGAATAAGATACCCAAGGCGTTCATCAAGGATCGCAGCGAGCAGGACATTGACGCGCTGCTGCGCATGGTCCAGCGCTCGCGCTTTCGCCTGATGCATCTGCTGGAAGCCTGCGATAGGGCGCAGAACAGCACGGCGTGGATCTCGATTGAACCGGTGGACGTGATTCCGACTGCGGCCACCTTCCTGCATTAG
- a CDS encoding helix-turn-helix domain-containing protein, whose amino-acid sequence MEFRTDSLSARIRVARISNGLSQTDLAKALNVNRATVGHWERELGFVPSIDHLHALSRVTCVSESWLISGDTIADGGKPEGMRLQMEARMLTASRNLPISFLDHIVELMRSAERHI is encoded by the coding sequence ATGGAGTTCCGCACTGATTCACTGTCAGCCCGGATCCGCGTTGCGCGTATCAGCAACGGGCTATCTCAAACCGATCTCGCCAAAGCCCTGAACGTGAATCGGGCGACGGTGGGCCACTGGGAGCGCGAACTAGGCTTCGTGCCGTCTATCGACCACCTGCATGCGCTGAGCAGGGTCACGTGCGTGAGCGAATCTTGGCTGATTTCGGGTGACACCATCGCCGATGGTGGGAAGCCGGAAGGAATGCGCCTGCAAATGGAAGCCCGCATGTTGACGGCATCGCGCAACCTTCCGATCTCCTTCCTCGACCACATTGTTGAGTTGATGAGGTCTGCCGAACGCCATATCTGA
- a CDS encoding YifB family Mg chelatase-like AAA ATPase codes for MSLALVHSRARAGVDAPLVRIEVHLSGGLPVTQIVGLAETSVRESRERVRAALLCARFDFPQRRITLNLAPADLPKEGGRYDLAIALGILAASGQVDPQSLLQYEFLGELGLTGELRPVSGALPAAIAAAEAGRILIVPPGNAAEAALAQHADVRVARTLLECCAGLGNPRLLPQVERVDTTPLPLPDLADVRGQALARRALEVAAAGGHHLLLIGSPGCGKTLLASRLPSLLPDSEEIDALQLAAITSVSGEGLDPKRWRQRPFRAPHHSASAAALVGGGNPPCPGEISLAHHGVLFLDELPEWNRSALETLREPLESGHIRISRAARSVVYPARFQLVAAMNPCPCGWAGDRSNRCLCSDERITRYRARVSGPLLDRIDLHINVSRMDAVELRESTPLGEPSASVRTRVEAAHARQQSRGGLNAHLPPAALRACTRLSEADQDLLEHAIERLQLSARAMHRILRVARTIADLAESETIQTAHLAEAIGYRQLDRGRPGT; via the coding sequence ATGAGCCTGGCGCTGGTCCACAGCCGTGCCCGCGCCGGGGTCGACGCCCCGCTGGTGCGGATCGAAGTGCATCTCTCCGGTGGCCTACCCGTCACCCAGATTGTCGGCCTGGCCGAGACCAGCGTGCGCGAGTCGCGCGAGCGTGTGCGTGCCGCCCTGCTCTGCGCGCGCTTCGACTTCCCGCAGCGTCGCATCACCCTCAACCTCGCGCCCGCCGACCTGCCCAAGGAAGGCGGGCGCTACGACTTGGCGATTGCCCTTGGCATCCTCGCCGCCAGCGGTCAGGTCGATCCGCAATCGCTGCTGCAGTACGAGTTCCTCGGCGAGCTGGGCCTGACCGGCGAACTACGACCGGTATCCGGCGCGCTGCCCGCCGCAATCGCCGCCGCCGAAGCCGGGCGCATCCTGATCGTGCCGCCGGGCAACGCTGCCGAAGCTGCCCTCGCGCAGCATGCCGATGTGCGCGTGGCGCGCACTCTATTGGAATGCTGTGCCGGGCTCGGGAATCCACGTTTGCTGCCGCAGGTGGAGCGCGTCGACACCACACCGCTGCCATTGCCGGATCTGGCCGACGTACGCGGGCAGGCGCTCGCACGCAGGGCGTTGGAAGTCGCCGCCGCTGGTGGTCATCATCTATTGCTGATTGGCAGCCCCGGCTGCGGCAAGACCCTGCTGGCCTCGCGCCTGCCCAGCCTGCTGCCGGATTCCGAAGAGATTGATGCCCTGCAGTTGGCGGCCATCACCTCGGTCAGTGGCGAAGGGCTGGACCCAAAGCGCTGGCGGCAGCGGCCGTTCCGGGCGCCGCACCACAGCGCGAGCGCGGCGGCGTTGGTGGGGGGCGGTAATCCGCCCTGCCCCGGCGAGATCTCGCTGGCGCACCATGGCGTGCTGTTCCTGGATGAACTGCCGGAGTGGAACCGCAGCGCATTGGAAACCCTGCGCGAACCGCTGGAGTCGGGTCACATCCGCATCTCCCGCGCGGCGCGCAGCGTGGTCTACCCGGCACGCTTCCAACTAGTGGCGGCGATGAACCCCTGTCCCTGCGGCTGGGCCGGCGACCGCAGCAACCGTTGCCTGTGCAGCGACGAGCGCATCACCCGCTACCGCGCACGGGTATCGGGCCCGCTGCTGGATCGCATCGACCTGCACATCAACGTGAGCCGCATGGATGCGGTGGAGTTGCGCGAGAGCACACCCTTGGGCGAGCCCAGCGCCAGCGTGCGTACGCGGGTGGAAGCGGCACATGCGCGGCAACAGTCGCGTGGTGGCCTCAACGCGCACCTGCCTCCTGCCGCCCTGCGTGCGTGCACGCGCTTGAGCGAAGCAGACCAGGACCTGCTGGAACACGCCATCGAGCGCCTGCAGCTGTCGGCGCGGGCGATGCATCGCATCCTGCGGGTGGCACGCACCATTGCCGATCTGGCCGAAAGCGAGACCATCCAGACCGCGCATCTTGCTGAGGCCATCGGCTATCGGCAGCTGGATCGGGGAAGACCCGGCACATAG
- a CDS encoding cupin domain-containing protein, producing the protein MRGGKMLAVPFTQSPSPAADVRQMLRELRELRELRELRELRDGSTVRVAHIEHYLPSLSRFCRGLEQVLHIPIRANLYMTPPFSQGFQPHYDLDDIFVVQVLGQKQWYWHSGYANQADLPNADMGFDAARHASSRPPTPILRRCGDVLYMPRGFMHEARANEHASIHITFATIGLNLGQFVEQLVRKLALSDVRLRRRVRFDPAVEPDPRELGEFAALIGVCLSKVASSKALAEVSAFMRQSMANHRIADLQGRLMRGLNEGFEQD; encoded by the coding sequence GTGCGCGGTGGCAAGATGCTGGCGGTGCCGTTTACCCAGTCACCCAGTCCTGCGGCCGACGTTCGTCAGATGCTGCGCGAACTGCGCGAACTGCGCGAACTGCGCGAACTGCGCGAACTGCGCGATGGCTCGACTGTGCGCGTGGCCCACATCGAGCACTACTTGCCCAGTTTGAGCCGGTTCTGCCGCGGGCTGGAGCAGGTGCTGCATATCCCGATCCGTGCCAACCTCTACATGACCCCGCCGTTCAGCCAGGGCTTCCAGCCGCATTACGACCTGGACGACATCTTCGTCGTGCAGGTGCTCGGCCAAAAGCAGTGGTACTGGCATTCCGGTTATGCCAATCAGGCCGATCTGCCGAATGCCGACATGGGCTTCGATGCGGCCAGACACGCTTCATCGAGGCCGCCCACGCCGATTCTCCGGCGCTGCGGTGACGTGCTGTACATGCCGCGAGGCTTCATGCACGAGGCGCGTGCCAACGAGCACGCCTCGATCCACATCACCTTCGCCACAATCGGCCTCAACCTGGGTCAGTTCGTCGAGCAGTTGGTGCGGAAACTAGCGCTCAGCGACGTGCGCCTGCGCCGCAGGGTCCGCTTCGATCCGGCGGTAGAACCGGACCCGCGCGAACTCGGTGAATTTGCAGCGCTGATCGGCGTCTGCCTGAGCAAAGTAGCCTCGTCCAAAGCACTGGCCGAGGTATCAGCTTTCATGCGACAGTCGATGGCGAATCATCGCATCGCCGACCTGCAGGGGCGCCTGATGCGCGGATTGAACGAGGGCTTCGAGCAGGACTGA
- a CDS encoding AAA domain-containing protein translates to MSTPQPPHLPTSDASTPLTPAATGGGGPLGETKMREIAVRISQYFRDFLESDFKRAQAPRRRIVLTSDSGFRAGMRSAPYPALDKELWKLLSRPSGEELSFTIGPRSYTRPISATLRRIVEEQVNAISETAIATVRVAVLDTARASMAGALEDPEAWVESVQGSLVDAMCVQVVRPLIAHLAGPLQGQAYWVMDSLHAAESDLVTRSVVDLYQTLPEVLARLLATGDELPLQQACEHQLTRDGTINALLAFFENFVAADAFHEFRDLETYVATGDGLQLYLYVGTLKYAGVQYPVFYLPLDVVRAKDGSGYTLTLSNRLFANRRAIDFVLQELAVGMAREWVSPIQERIQYLDPAQSLFEVAASLFRQVANAVDLGGEVSLSSSASEASTATVALSPALHLAAFERADEALLNDFEEIIDQARNGGSKLVDLFHGMVEGVLMRNPEPIGERVESALDALPLVERMVFDSPIPLNEEQRKILLAVREPQGRIVVVEGPPGTGKSHTITAIAADCAFNKKSCLVLSDKTEALDVVYDKLSDAMSRVRHDRDFPNPILRLGQQAANFKRLTSTGTISQISVFAKAMKANQPALESERQDTAQTLRQAISSTVQTLGRVSLAAVKAMHEQEAELGERAPAVLQQVHAVMDANVLAELETVTAQVDALEAYLSDLFGSTDYTPASLDERIRRDAVTTAFLADRPVDGWELFEWLDADQVRLLGTLLLQYQQLKMPVLGYLLRGNAVRGLELQLNQLGTTRPLLLKQDAAVLQNIVQGANALRMKLEAEGLGTQLPASYRQIAHGAAPEPGAAVARQAITLLARLNPAIVETLLAEPKDDPALWALTLRFLQGWMATRKAFVDAPQYDYVGTKTKLERLNTSVMNAHVDGRLISFMDHHRADARALAGVIANRQKFPVDKFESVRESFPVMIASIREFGEYMPLAPDLFDVLVIDEGSQVSVAQALPALLRARKVVVLGDSKQFSNVKAANASIALNDKYRSDLVNYFRANVSQQADVLERLAMFDVKRSVLEFCSLSASYSVMLRKHFRSYAELIGFSSSTFYNHQLQALKIRSRPLQEVIRFSQVDASGHRTSRSTNDAEAAFIAERLVELLDTDAPPTVGIITPFREQQTLLSKALFNHPRGREFEERLRLKVMTVDSCQGEERGLIFYSMVATAGQDALNYIFPVSLTGAVDAVEDKLKVQRLNVGFSRAQEAIWFVHSMPVDAFRGAIGHALRYYASQLDRPAPDAAQTDARSPMESKVLQWLQQTPFVLEHGDAVEIIPQFPVGDYLRQLDPTYQHPAWRVDFLVTVQTVRGALQIVIEYDGFEFHFRRDKPVHVGNHERYLVEADVERQLTLESYGYRFLRINRFNLGSDPVQTLSDRLYRLIEVAGTEIRSAAVDQVIEQVQGLESKEKKVCSRCGQIRSQEEFFDPDLRAGAGGVGRICMPCKAG, encoded by the coding sequence ATGAGCACTCCCCAGCCGCCGCACCTGCCTACCTCCGATGCGTCCACCCCGCTGACACCTGCGGCAACCGGCGGCGGCGGGCCACTGGGTGAAACGAAGATGCGCGAGATCGCGGTGCGGATCTCGCAGTACTTCCGCGATTTCCTTGAGTCCGATTTCAAGCGCGCGCAGGCACCGCGGCGCCGCATCGTGCTGACCAGCGACTCCGGCTTCCGCGCGGGTATGCGCAGCGCGCCGTACCCGGCGTTGGACAAGGAGCTGTGGAAGCTGCTCAGCCGGCCATCCGGCGAGGAGCTTTCCTTCACCATCGGCCCGCGCAGCTATACCCGGCCGATCAGCGCGACGCTGCGCCGGATTGTCGAAGAGCAGGTGAACGCCATCTCCGAGACCGCCATCGCCACGGTGCGCGTAGCCGTGCTGGACACGGCGCGTGCCAGCATGGCCGGCGCACTGGAAGACCCGGAAGCCTGGGTGGAATCGGTGCAGGGCAGCCTGGTGGATGCGATGTGCGTGCAGGTGGTGCGGCCGCTGATCGCGCATCTGGCCGGCCCGCTGCAGGGCCAGGCGTACTGGGTGATGGATTCGCTGCACGCGGCCGAGTCGGATCTGGTCACCCGCTCCGTTGTGGATCTGTACCAGACCCTGCCGGAGGTGCTGGCGCGCTTGCTGGCCACCGGCGACGAACTGCCGCTGCAGCAGGCCTGCGAGCACCAGCTGACCCGCGACGGCACGATCAACGCGCTGCTGGCGTTCTTCGAGAACTTCGTGGCGGCCGATGCCTTCCATGAGTTCCGCGACCTGGAAACCTATGTCGCCACCGGCGATGGCCTGCAGCTGTATCTCTACGTGGGCACGCTCAAGTACGCGGGCGTGCAGTACCCGGTGTTCTACCTGCCGCTGGACGTGGTGCGGGCCAAGGATGGTTCGGGTTACACCCTGACCCTCAGCAACCGCCTGTTCGCCAACCGGCGCGCGATCGACTTCGTGCTGCAGGAACTGGCCGTGGGCATGGCGCGCGAGTGGGTGTCGCCGATCCAGGAGCGCATCCAGTACCTCGACCCGGCACAAAGCCTGTTTGAAGTGGCCGCATCGCTGTTCCGGCAGGTGGCCAACGCGGTGGATCTGGGCGGCGAGGTCTCGCTGTCCTCATCCGCCAGCGAGGCATCCACCGCCACCGTCGCGCTGTCGCCGGCCCTGCACCTGGCTGCATTCGAGCGCGCCGACGAGGCGCTGCTGAATGATTTCGAGGAGATCATCGACCAGGCCCGCAATGGTGGGTCGAAGCTGGTGGATCTGTTCCACGGCATGGTGGAAGGCGTGCTGATGCGCAACCCCGAGCCGATCGGGGAACGGGTGGAATCGGCCTTGGATGCGCTGCCGCTGGTGGAACGCATGGTGTTCGATTCGCCCATTCCGTTGAACGAGGAACAGCGCAAGATCCTGCTGGCGGTGCGCGAGCCGCAGGGGCGGATCGTGGTGGTTGAAGGCCCACCCGGCACCGGCAAGTCGCACACCATCACGGCCATTGCGGCCGACTGTGCGTTCAACAAGAAGAGCTGCCTGGTGCTGTCGGACAAGACCGAGGCGCTGGACGTGGTGTACGACAAGCTGTCCGATGCGATGAGCCGCGTTCGCCACGATCGTGATTTCCCCAACCCGATTCTGCGGCTGGGCCAGCAGGCGGCCAACTTCAAGCGCCTGACTTCCACCGGCACCATCAGCCAGATTTCGGTCTTCGCCAAGGCCATGAAGGCCAACCAGCCGGCACTTGAGAGCGAGCGCCAGGACACGGCGCAGACGCTCCGGCAGGCCATCTCCAGCACCGTGCAGACGCTGGGGCGTGTCTCGCTTGCCGCCGTGAAGGCCATGCACGAGCAGGAAGCGGAACTGGGCGAGCGCGCGCCTGCGGTGTTGCAGCAGGTGCATGCGGTGATGGATGCCAACGTGCTGGCCGAGCTGGAAACGGTAACCGCACAGGTCGACGCGCTTGAAGCCTATCTTTCCGATCTGTTCGGCAGCACCGACTACACCCCGGCATCGCTGGACGAGCGCATCCGCCGCGATGCGGTGACAACGGCCTTCCTCGCTGACCGACCGGTTGACGGCTGGGAGCTGTTCGAATGGCTGGATGCCGACCAGGTACGGCTGCTGGGCACGCTCCTGCTGCAGTACCAGCAGCTGAAGATGCCGGTACTGGGCTATCTGCTGCGCGGCAATGCCGTGCGCGGGCTGGAACTGCAACTCAACCAGCTCGGCACCACACGCCCGCTGCTGCTCAAGCAGGATGCAGCCGTCCTGCAGAACATCGTGCAGGGCGCAAACGCGCTGCGCATGAAGCTGGAGGCCGAAGGCCTGGGCACGCAGCTACCGGCCAGCTATCGACAGATTGCCCACGGCGCTGCGCCGGAACCGGGTGCAGCGGTTGCACGGCAGGCGATAACCCTGCTGGCGCGGCTCAATCCGGCCATCGTCGAGACCCTGCTGGCCGAGCCGAAGGACGATCCGGCGCTGTGGGCGCTGACCCTGCGCTTCCTGCAGGGCTGGATGGCCACGCGCAAGGCTTTCGTCGACGCACCGCAGTACGACTATGTCGGCACCAAGACCAAGCTGGAGCGCCTGAACACCTCGGTGATGAATGCCCACGTGGATGGGCGCCTGATCAGCTTCATGGATCATCACCGCGCCGACGCACGGGCGCTGGCAGGCGTGATCGCCAACCGGCAGAAATTCCCGGTGGACAAGTTCGAGAGCGTGCGCGAGTCGTTCCCGGTGATGATCGCCAGCATCCGCGAGTTTGGCGAGTACATGCCGCTGGCACCGGACCTGTTCGACGTGCTGGTGATCGATGAAGGCTCGCAGGTATCGGTGGCGCAGGCGCTGCCGGCGCTGCTGCGCGCGCGCAAGGTGGTGGTGCTGGGCGACTCCAAGCAGTTCTCCAACGTCAAGGCGGCCAACGCCAGCATCGCGCTGAACGACAAGTACCGCTCGGACCTGGTCAACTACTTCCGCGCCAACGTCAGCCAGCAGGCCGACGTGCTGGAGCGGTTGGCCATGTTCGATGTGAAGCGCTCGGTGCTGGAGTTCTGCTCGCTCTCCGCCTCGTACTCGGTGATGCTGCGCAAGCATTTCCGCAGCTATGCGGAACTGATCGGGTTCTCGTCCTCCACCTTCTACAACCACCAGCTGCAGGCACTGAAGATCCGCAGCCGGCCGCTGCAGGAGGTGATCCGCTTCAGCCAGGTCGATGCCAGCGGGCACCGCACCAGCCGCAGCACCAACGACGCCGAAGCGGCCTTCATCGCCGAGCGCCTGGTGGAACTGCTGGATACGGATGCGCCGCCCACGGTGGGCATCATCACGCCGTTCCGCGAGCAGCAGACGCTGTTGTCCAAGGCGCTGTTCAACCATCCGCGCGGCCGAGAGTTCGAAGAACGGCTTCGCCTGAAGGTGATGACGGTCGACTCTTGCCAGGGTGAGGAACGCGGGCTGATCTTCTATTCGATGGTGGCGACCGCCGGCCAGGATGCGCTGAACTACATCTTCCCGGTCAGCCTGACCGGCGCGGTGGATGCGGTGGAGGACAAGCTGAAGGTGCAGCGCCTGAATGTTGGCTTCTCCCGTGCGCAGGAGGCGATCTGGTTCGTCCATTCGATGCCGGTGGATGCGTTCCGCGGCGCGATTGGCCATGCGCTGCGTTACTACGCCAGCCAGCTGGACCGCCCCGCGCCCGACGCCGCGCAGACCGACGCACGCAGCCCGATGGAATCGAAGGTGCTGCAGTGGCTGCAGCAGACGCCCTTCGTGTTGGAACATGGCGATGCGGTCGAGATCATTCCGCAGTTCCCGGTGGGCGACTACCTGCGCCAGCTTGACCCGACCTACCAGCATCCAGCGTGGCGCGTGGACTTTCTGGTGACCGTGCAGACCGTGCGCGGCGCGCTGCAGATCGTGATCGAGTACGACGGCTTCGAGTTCCATTTCCGCCGCGACAAGCCGGTGCATGTGGGCAACCACGAGCGCTATCTGGTGGAGGCCGATGTCGAGCGTCAGCTCACGCTGGAAAGCTACGGCTATCGCTTCCTGCGCATCAACCGGTTCAACCTCGGCAGCGACCCGGTGCAGACGCTGTCCGACCGCCTCTATCGCCTGATTGAAGTGGCCGGCACGGAGATCCGTTCGGCAGCGGTCGATCAGGTGATCGAGCAGGTGCAGGGGCTGGAATCGAAAGAGAAGAAGGTCTGCAGCCGCTGTGGGCAGATCCGCAGCCAGGAAGAGTTCTTCGACCCTGACCTGCGCGCCGGTGCCGGCGGGGTGGGACGGATCTGCATGCCCTGCAAGGCGGGCTAG